One window of Bifidobacterium pseudocatenulatum DSM 20438 = JCM 1200 = LMG 10505 genomic DNA carries:
- a CDS encoding ABC transporter ATP-binding protein, which produces MTLADQKATIARTSEAFVNANPSAETVTRAAREVLNDSAERGGGVQMLNVDKIYPGATNKALDNFNLEINPGEMVVLLGGSGCGKSTALRSLAGLEDIQAGRILVGGQDVTGVPVNKRNMAMVFQAYSLFPHMTALQNVEFGLEIRGMGKTERRKQAMEKLELVGLADQAGKYTQQMSGGQQQRVALARALAVNPRVLLLDEPLSALDAKVRVQLRDEIRRIQLEAGTTTVFVTHDQEEALTVADRIGVMNHGCIEQIADPQTLYRRPGSEYVATFIGLTNRLPGITNGEEAVVFGQRVPLLEASKRDASTVLVRPENLVITLAANDGNMVGEHGRVDMVHFLGALARVDLTVAAGVGHLPVTVQLPANELPAGLTVGSEVVVAPRPIAALAV; this is translated from the coding sequence ATGACTCTCGCTGATCAGAAAGCAACCATCGCACGCACTTCGGAAGCGTTCGTAAACGCCAATCCGAGCGCCGAAACCGTAACCCGAGCCGCACGCGAAGTCCTCAACGACTCCGCGGAACGCGGCGGCGGCGTGCAAATGCTTAATGTAGACAAAATCTACCCAGGAGCCACCAACAAGGCGCTCGACAACTTCAACCTAGAAATCAATCCTGGTGAAATGGTCGTGCTGCTCGGCGGCTCCGGCTGCGGCAAATCCACCGCGCTGCGTTCCCTCGCAGGCTTGGAAGACATCCAGGCCGGCCGTATTCTCGTCGGCGGCCAAGATGTGACTGGCGTGCCCGTCAACAAGCGAAACATGGCCATGGTGTTCCAGGCGTACTCGCTGTTCCCACACATGACCGCTCTGCAGAACGTGGAATTCGGGTTGGAAATCCGCGGCATGGGCAAGACGGAACGCCGTAAGCAGGCCATGGAGAAGCTGGAACTCGTAGGTCTTGCCGATCAGGCTGGCAAATACACGCAGCAGATGTCTGGCGGTCAGCAGCAGCGTGTGGCGCTCGCCCGCGCACTGGCCGTGAACCCCCGAGTGCTCCTGCTCGACGAGCCGCTTTCCGCACTTGACGCCAAAGTTCGTGTGCAGCTGCGCGACGAAATCCGCCGCATCCAGCTCGAAGCCGGCACCACCACCGTGTTCGTGACCCACGATCAGGAAGAAGCGCTCACCGTTGCCGACCGCATCGGCGTGATGAACCACGGATGTATCGAACAGATCGCCGACCCGCAGACACTGTACCGCCGTCCGGGCAGCGAATACGTGGCCACCTTCATTGGCCTGACCAACCGACTCCCAGGCATCACGAATGGTGAGGAAGCCGTGGTGTTTGGCCAGCGCGTGCCGTTGCTCGAAGCCTCCAAGCGCGACGCCTCCACCGTGCTCGTGCGACCGGAAAACCTTGTGATCACTCTAGCCGCAAACGATGGCAACATGGTAGGCGAGCATGGTCGCGTCGACATGGTGCACTTCCTCGGTGCGCTCGCCCGCGTTGACTTGACGGTTGCCGCAGGTGTGGGCCACCTGCCCGTCACCGTGCAGCTGCCGGCCAATGAGCTTCCTGCCGGCCTGACGGTTGGATCCGAAGTGGTGGTGGCTCCGCGTCCGATCGCCGCGCTCGCCGTATGA
- a CDS encoding ABC transporter permease has product MTAAITPKAGVIGGRNAREARGTRGNGPSATSDFATHRREIGTFVVTIPFFAYTACFLLAPTVIVIVGAFRNVDGGFTLNNFSKLFEANTIAAFATSILVSVISALIGAVVGAVASYALVIGSKPNGLLRRMVSAISSVLAQFGGVMLAFAFIATIGINGVGTMLIRQLTGLTVNPNWLSSLPGLITVYCYFQIPLMIIIFLPAVDSIRPQWREACESLGGNTFQYWTRVAGPILVPRFISALLLLFASAFSAYATAAALFSQRSILVPLMIQGAMRNEMDPNQQGFAQVLAFAMIIVVALVMMLSHAVEKKAGQWQ; this is encoded by the coding sequence ATGACTGCAGCAATCACCCCCAAAGCGGGAGTCATCGGCGGGCGTAACGCACGCGAAGCCCGCGGAACTCGAGGAAACGGCCCCTCCGCAACCTCCGATTTCGCCACGCATCGCCGCGAAATCGGTACATTCGTCGTGACCATCCCGTTCTTCGCCTACACCGCCTGCTTCCTGCTTGCGCCTACCGTTATCGTGATTGTCGGCGCATTCCGGAACGTCGACGGCGGATTTACCCTCAACAACTTCAGCAAACTCTTCGAAGCGAACACCATCGCCGCGTTCGCCACCTCCATTCTCGTTTCCGTGATCTCCGCACTCATTGGCGCGGTCGTGGGTGCGGTTGCCTCGTATGCGCTGGTGATTGGCAGCAAACCGAACGGACTGCTGCGCCGCATGGTCAGTGCCATTTCGTCGGTGCTCGCACAGTTCGGCGGCGTGATGCTCGCTTTCGCCTTCATCGCCACCATCGGTATCAACGGCGTCGGCACCATGCTGATCCGTCAGCTGACCGGACTGACCGTCAATCCGAACTGGTTGAGCTCCCTGCCTGGCCTAATCACGGTCTACTGCTACTTCCAGATTCCGTTGATGATTATCATCTTCCTGCCTGCGGTCGATTCGATTCGTCCGCAGTGGCGTGAGGCTTGCGAATCGCTCGGCGGTAACACATTCCAGTATTGGACGCGCGTTGCGGGGCCGATACTGGTTCCGCGTTTCATTTCCGCATTGCTGTTGCTGTTCGCCAGCGCGTTCTCCGCATATGCGACGGCCGCCGCATTGTTCTCACAGCGTTCGATTCTGGTGCCGCTTATGATTCAGGGCGCCATGCGCAACGAAATGGATCCGAATCAGCAGGGATTCGCGCAAGTGCTCGCCTTCGCGATGATCATCGTGGTTGCTCTGGTGATGATGCTGAGCCACGCTGTGGAAAAGAAGGCCGGACAATGGCAGTGA
- a CDS encoding NAD(P)H-dependent glycerol-3-phosphate dehydrogenase, whose translation MTNVTVLGAGAWGTAFGQVLADAGNNVTMWAIEPEIVEGIRDHHHNGVRLPSVKVLPSNMTATGDRAEAVANADIVIVAIAAQFARVALVEFKDLIPETALVASLMKGIERTTGKRMDEVVMETLDLPADRFAAISGPNLSKQIADREPAATVVACENLDNARKIAAACTTDYFRAFVTRDVIGLEMCGSLKNVVALAVGMARGAGYGENTAAMIETRGLAELTALGEAAGADPKTFAGLAGVGDLIATCGSPLSRNYTFGSNLGKGLSVEEATKVSNGVAEGVPTTDAVVALGKQYGVPTPLATAMSHVLSDGISCAQMLSELFGEGISEE comes from the coding sequence ATGACGAACGTGACGGTACTGGGCGCAGGAGCTTGGGGAACCGCTTTCGGTCAGGTGCTTGCCGATGCAGGCAACAATGTGACTATGTGGGCCATCGAACCGGAGATTGTGGAAGGCATTCGCGACCACCATCACAACGGTGTTCGCCTGCCCAGCGTGAAAGTGCTGCCAAGCAACATGACCGCCACCGGCGACCGTGCCGAAGCCGTAGCCAACGCCGACATTGTGATCGTGGCCATCGCCGCACAGTTCGCCCGCGTCGCGCTCGTCGAATTCAAGGACCTGATTCCCGAAACCGCACTCGTCGCCTCGCTGATGAAAGGCATCGAACGCACCACCGGCAAGCGCATGGATGAAGTCGTTATGGAAACGCTTGACCTGCCGGCCGACCGCTTCGCCGCGATTTCCGGACCGAACCTGAGCAAGCAGATCGCTGACCGCGAGCCGGCCGCAACCGTGGTCGCCTGCGAAAATCTCGACAATGCGCGCAAGATCGCAGCCGCTTGCACCACCGACTATTTCCGTGCGTTCGTAACCCGCGACGTGATCGGCTTGGAAATGTGTGGATCGCTGAAGAATGTGGTCGCGCTGGCCGTGGGCATGGCCCGCGGCGCCGGCTACGGCGAAAATACCGCCGCCATGATCGAAACCCGTGGCCTGGCCGAACTGACCGCCCTGGGCGAGGCGGCAGGCGCCGATCCGAAGACGTTCGCCGGTTTGGCTGGCGTGGGCGACCTGATCGCCACCTGCGGATCCCCGTTGAGCCGCAACTACACGTTCGGATCCAACTTGGGCAAGGGATTGAGCGTTGAGGAAGCCACCAAGGTGAGCAACGGCGTGGCCGAAGGCGTGCCGACCACCGATGCGGTGGTGGCGCTCGGCAAGCAGTACGGCGTGCCCACGCCGCTCGCCACGGCCATGAGCCACGTGCTTTCCGATGGCATCTCCTGCGCGCAGATGCTGTCCGAACTTTTCGGCGAAGGCATCAGCGAAGAATAA
- a CDS encoding mechanosensitive ion channel family protein, whose product MEPIGIVVDWLKTNSGKIILLIVVALLAAVIDKALTRIVSKVLDRSQVPNASIFINILRAVVWTLAVGTVLQPVFGINPTTIFTALGIGGLAVSLGMKDTIANIIGGFGLMLGRVIQPGDLVNVAGTDGVVEDINWRQTVVRERNGNIKIIPNSILNTASLEKLNPSNEMLVRVPFTAKAGTDIDEMTRQVVQAVQRDTADLADPRFPPKVRLTGYSPYGINVEVCAYAKPESLLPDMINAVARSIANADFLENRAINKES is encoded by the coding sequence ATGGAACCGATTGGAATCGTTGTGGATTGGCTGAAAACCAATTCCGGAAAAATCATTCTGCTCATTGTCGTTGCACTGCTTGCGGCCGTTATCGACAAGGCGCTTACCCGAATCGTGAGTAAAGTGCTGGACCGTTCGCAAGTGCCGAACGCTTCGATTTTCATCAATATTCTGCGCGCGGTGGTGTGGACGTTGGCTGTGGGCACTGTGCTGCAGCCGGTGTTCGGCATTAATCCGACCACGATTTTCACCGCGCTCGGCATTGGTGGTCTTGCGGTGTCGCTCGGTATGAAAGATACGATCGCGAACATCATCGGCGGTTTCGGTCTGATGCTTGGCCGTGTAATCCAGCCGGGCGATCTGGTGAATGTGGCGGGCACCGATGGCGTGGTCGAAGATATCAACTGGCGTCAGACCGTAGTGCGCGAGCGCAATGGCAACATCAAGATCATTCCGAATTCGATTCTGAACACCGCGTCACTGGAAAAACTCAATCCGTCCAACGAAATGCTGGTTCGTGTGCCGTTTACCGCCAAGGCCGGTACCGACATCGACGAGATGACCCGTCAGGTGGTTCAGGCCGTGCAGCGCGATACCGCCGATTTGGCCGATCCGCGCTTCCCTCCGAAAGTAAGACTGACCGGCTACTCCCCTTACGGCATCAATGTCGAAGTGTGCGCGTACGCCAAGCCGGAATCGTTGCTTCCCGACATGATCAACGCCGTGGCACGTTCCATCGCCAATGCTGATTTTCTTGAGAATCGCGCCATTAACAAAGAATCGTAA
- a CDS encoding D-alanine--D-alanine ligase family protein yields the protein MAKQRIVVMYGGKADEHSISCISAAGVLRALDTDKFEAIEVGITKNGEWIVGGEDPRKWNMSEGLPMVEKTDSSKDVVLDVALGQDGFFAREDDGTLTSLGHVDAVLPVLHGPYGEDGTIQGLFEMMNVPYVGCGVLASAACMDKHYTKVLLAAAGIPVAPGITLDVRDYDAASEFAAEADEMLAAVQQAGLQYPLFVKPSRAGSSFGVTKVEHEGDAAELAAAVFEASHHDWRVLVEQGIDAREIECAVLCPKAGEAPQASWPGEIVLDKRAEGDDQFYDFDSKYVNSDASHVEVPASLPEETLNRVRETAKKAFIAVDGAGLSRVDTFVTADGEVMVNEINTMPGFTPISMYPKAWEATGVSYTDLITTLIEGVLR from the coding sequence ATGGCAAAACAGCGCATTGTGGTGATGTATGGCGGCAAAGCCGACGAGCATTCGATTTCCTGCATCTCTGCGGCGGGCGTGCTGCGCGCGTTGGATACTGACAAGTTCGAAGCCATTGAGGTGGGAATCACCAAGAACGGCGAGTGGATCGTAGGCGGCGAGGATCCACGCAAGTGGAACATGAGCGAAGGCCTGCCGATGGTGGAGAAGACGGATTCCTCCAAAGATGTGGTGCTGGATGTGGCACTCGGCCAGGATGGTTTCTTCGCTCGTGAAGATGACGGCACGCTGACTTCGCTTGGCCACGTGGACGCCGTGCTTCCGGTATTGCATGGTCCGTACGGTGAGGATGGCACGATTCAGGGCCTGTTCGAAATGATGAACGTGCCGTACGTTGGCTGCGGTGTGCTCGCTTCCGCCGCTTGCATGGACAAGCATTATACGAAGGTATTGCTGGCTGCGGCCGGTATTCCCGTGGCTCCAGGCATCACGTTGGATGTGCGCGATTATGATGCCGCTTCCGAATTCGCCGCCGAGGCGGACGAGATGCTTGCCGCGGTGCAGCAGGCCGGATTGCAGTACCCGCTGTTCGTGAAGCCGTCCCGCGCCGGTTCCAGCTTCGGCGTGACCAAGGTCGAACATGAGGGCGATGCGGCCGAGCTTGCCGCCGCAGTGTTCGAAGCGTCCCACCATGATTGGCGTGTGCTCGTGGAACAGGGCATCGACGCGCGCGAAATCGAATGCGCCGTGCTCTGCCCGAAGGCCGGCGAGGCTCCGCAGGCCAGCTGGCCGGGCGAAATCGTGCTTGACAAGCGTGCCGAGGGCGACGACCAGTTCTATGATTTCGACAGCAAGTACGTGAACTCCGACGCAAGCCATGTGGAAGTGCCCGCAAGCCTGCCGGAAGAAACTCTGAACCGCGTGCGCGAAACCGCCAAAAAAGCGTTCATCGCAGTCGACGGCGCCGGCCTGAGTCGTGTCGACACCTTCGTGACGGCCGACGGCGAAGTGATGGTCAACGAAATCAACACCATGCCGGGCTTCACCCCGATTTCCATGTATCCCAAGGCATGGGAGGCAACCGGCGTGAGCTACACCGATCTGATCACCACGCTGATCGAGGGCGTGCTGCGCTGA
- a CDS encoding ABC transporter substrate-binding protein: MISLRKLAAGSLAAVLAFSMAACGSDSTDSSADSTSGKAVKVDEKSAKATSLADFGTMDDLVAAAEKEGQLNVIALPHNWSNYGEVINGFKKKYPNIKINELNPNASSKEEVDAAKTNKGTDAAPDVFDLGLAVASTSTDNFASYKVQAWDKIPDSVKNADGKYYADYTGIMSIGWNADKYGDINSLDDLMDPKFAGTVALNGKPAEAGAAFNGYLMINQLAGGDINDLQPGLDYFKKLKDAGNLTTVDVTDGTIDSGQTGVVMDWSYNQASYQKSLKEKGVNWKFKTFKNAQVVSYYNQAINVDAPHPAAARLWEEYLYTADAQNEWFKGGANPVLLDSMKEDGTVDQDTLKTAITIEGDPVTYTNDDSTRITEWLQNNWDKTIGN; this comes from the coding sequence ATGATTTCTCTGCGCAAACTGGCTGCCGGCTCCCTTGCTGCCGTTCTGGCTTTCTCCATGGCCGCCTGCGGATCGGACAGCACGGATTCCTCAGCTGATTCCACTTCCGGCAAGGCCGTAAAGGTTGATGAAAAGTCCGCAAAGGCTACTTCCTTGGCTGATTTCGGTACGATGGACGATTTGGTTGCCGCCGCCGAAAAGGAAGGCCAGCTTAACGTCATCGCACTTCCTCACAACTGGTCCAACTATGGTGAGGTCATCAACGGCTTCAAGAAGAAGTATCCGAACATTAAGATCAACGAGCTGAACCCGAACGCCTCCTCCAAGGAAGAAGTGGACGCAGCCAAGACTAACAAGGGCACCGACGCTGCCCCCGACGTGTTCGACCTCGGCTTGGCCGTGGCTTCCACCAGCACCGACAACTTCGCCTCCTACAAGGTGCAGGCCTGGGATAAGATTCCGGATTCCGTGAAGAATGCTGACGGCAAGTATTACGCCGACTACACCGGCATCATGTCGATCGGTTGGAACGCCGACAAGTACGGCGACATCAACAGCCTTGACGATCTGATGGATCCGAAGTTCGCCGGCACCGTGGCGCTGAACGGCAAGCCTGCCGAAGCCGGCGCCGCATTCAACGGTTACCTCATGATCAACCAGCTCGCAGGTGGTGACATCAACGACTTGCAGCCGGGCCTCGACTACTTCAAGAAGCTCAAGGATGCTGGCAACCTCACCACCGTTGACGTGACCGACGGAACCATCGATTCCGGCCAGACCGGCGTGGTGATGGACTGGAGCTACAACCAGGCCTCCTATCAGAAGAGCCTCAAGGAGAAGGGCGTGAACTGGAAGTTCAAGACCTTCAAGAACGCCCAGGTGGTCAGCTACTACAACCAGGCCATCAACGTGGACGCTCCGCACCCGGCCGCAGCACGCCTGTGGGAGGAATACTTGTACACCGCCGATGCTCAGAACGAATGGTTCAAGGGCGGCGCCAATCCGGTGCTCCTCGACTCCATGAAGGAGGACGGCACGGTTGACCAGGACACCCTGAAGACCGCCATCACCATCGAGGGCGATCCGGTGACCTATACAAACGATGATTCCACTCGCATCACCGAATGGCTCCAGAACAACTGGGACAAGACCATCGGCAACTGA
- a CDS encoding CPBP family intramembrane glutamic endopeptidase, which translates to MTFPQYPQYPQRPQQPHTQQNPQQPSQYQQQPQYPQPQANPYELWLRRVKSVFSRIGAGMCLMVVIWYALATVLSGMLYQVLHTTNLPNWAVYVASDTPLYLVAMPLAVLIMGKSSVIETRKFDMKPGQFFKLLVMCFPLMYVGSLIGNMLASLLSGGKASNSVSDLAMQFDVWNVVFLVILGPLFEEWIFRKELISRTRKYGEKTAIVFSALFFALVHMNLFQFFYAFALGLMFGYVYVRTSKLRYSVAMHMIVNFMGGVVAPWVVTNIDIDSLMNVLTSAENGDGTAMMQWMGQNATGMMIFGIYMLLYYGLIIAGIVLLIRNRKNFEFYTAPEELPRGVRTSTAILNVGVVTYIVVTVIITSINLMMQ; encoded by the coding sequence ATGACGTTTCCGCAGTACCCCCAATATCCGCAGCGGCCGCAACAACCGCATACGCAGCAGAATCCACAACAGCCATCCCAATATCAGCAACAACCGCAGTATCCGCAGCCACAAGCCAATCCCTACGAACTGTGGCTCAGGCGCGTGAAAAGCGTGTTCTCCCGCATCGGCGCAGGCATGTGCCTGATGGTGGTGATCTGGTATGCGCTTGCAACGGTGCTTTCCGGCATGCTCTATCAGGTACTGCACACCACGAATCTGCCGAATTGGGCGGTGTATGTGGCATCGGATACCCCTTTGTATCTCGTGGCCATGCCGCTCGCGGTACTGATTATGGGCAAATCGTCGGTCATTGAAACACGCAAGTTCGACATGAAGCCGGGCCAATTCTTCAAACTGCTGGTCATGTGCTTCCCGCTCATGTATGTGGGCAGTCTCATCGGCAATATGTTGGCGTCGCTGCTGTCCGGAGGCAAAGCCAGCAATTCGGTGAGCGATCTGGCCATGCAATTCGACGTGTGGAACGTGGTGTTCCTCGTAATTCTCGGACCGTTGTTCGAAGAATGGATCTTCCGCAAGGAACTCATCAGCCGCACGCGCAAATACGGCGAAAAAACCGCGATCGTGTTCTCCGCGCTGTTCTTTGCTCTGGTGCACATGAACCTGTTCCAGTTCTTCTACGCATTCGCATTGGGTCTTATGTTCGGCTACGTGTACGTGCGCACCAGCAAACTGCGTTATTCGGTGGCCATGCACATGATCGTCAACTTCATGGGTGGCGTGGTTGCGCCGTGGGTGGTGACGAACATTGACATCGACAGTCTGATGAACGTGCTGACCAGTGCGGAAAACGGCGACGGAACGGCCATGATGCAGTGGATGGGCCAGAATGCGACGGGAATGATGATATTCGGCATCTATATGCTGCTATATTACGGTCTGATCATCGCGGGCATAGTGTTGCTTATCCGCAATCGCAAGAACTTTGAATTCTATACCGCACCGGAAGAACTGCCTCGCGGCGTTCGCACGAGCACGGCAATACTGAACGTCGGTGTAGTTACTTACATTGTAGTGACGGTTATTATTACGTCAATCAATCTAATGATGCAATAA
- a CDS encoding ABC transporter permease: MAVNHTEAMPPQLRAARVRKQRVIKAIILTFTLLFLFVPLVSMFVFTIRHPLSGKWSLDPWIAILTGDGSALGADLSTLWSGLGSSMGLCVVTVVIMLLLMVPTMVIVHIRSKQLERAIEWVATLPLTIPAIVLVVGLGPIYRWLSADVLSTNPIWLCFAYVILVMPFAFRALAVGLNSIDVKTLCEASRSLGASWPRVFFRVLIPNLWQSILSASFISIAVVLGEYTVASLLGRMNLQVALYQLGQSNSQISTAMSLLALLFGVILLVALDLISDALRKSKESNES; this comes from the coding sequence ATGGCAGTGAATCATACTGAAGCAATGCCCCCGCAGCTGCGTGCCGCCCGCGTGCGCAAGCAGCGCGTGATCAAGGCGATTATTCTCACGTTCACGCTGCTGTTCCTGTTCGTGCCACTGGTGTCTATGTTTGTGTTCACCATTCGACACCCGCTTTCCGGCAAGTGGAGTTTGGATCCGTGGATTGCGATTCTCACCGGCGATGGCAGCGCGCTTGGTGCTGACTTGTCCACATTGTGGAGCGGTCTTGGATCGTCCATGGGATTGTGTGTGGTGACTGTGGTCATCATGCTGCTGCTCATGGTACCCACCATGGTGATCGTGCACATTCGCTCCAAGCAGCTGGAACGCGCCATCGAATGGGTGGCCACCCTGCCGCTGACCATCCCCGCCATCGTGCTCGTAGTCGGCCTGGGGCCGATTTACCGTTGGCTCAGCGCCGACGTGCTCAGCACCAACCCGATCTGGCTGTGCTTCGCGTACGTTATTCTGGTGATGCCATTTGCATTCCGCGCGCTCGCTGTGGGCCTCAACTCCATTGACGTGAAAACGCTGTGCGAAGCATCCCGCTCGCTCGGAGCCTCCTGGCCGCGAGTGTTCTTCCGTGTGCTCATCCCCAACCTGTGGCAGTCGATCCTCTCTGCATCGTTCATCTCCATCGCCGTGGTGCTGGGCGAATACACCGTCGCATCGCTGCTTGGACGCATGAACCTGCAGGTGGCGCTCTACCAGCTTGGCCAATCCAACTCCCAAATCTCCACCGCCATGTCGCTGCTGGCACTACTGTTCGGCGTGATCCTGCTGGTAGCCCTCGATCTTATTTCCGACGCACTGCGTAAATCCAAAGAAAGCAACGAATCATGA
- a CDS encoding Mbeg1-like protein, which produces MGNVVDYVRREFRGFGELAFSNVDSLVLSELSYMRLPGLVPAFGEAKSVATVPIRDLLRAESYDEMFVSNSSEMNDYRLSLLRAVCESPRFRGLRVGEYDERLDEGEQQQFAAMTFDLGADFGLYVAFRGTDGTLVGWKEDFNMAVRCPVPSQESAYRYADSILDRTERFLSAKKSPDIMIGGHSKGGNMAVYAAMQITQSDIEATDERAQRLGLLPALGGSVPGRNCRISRIFSHDGPGMSQVMVHSRAYQAIAARIDKTVPESSIIGMLLQSQIKPTFVKADAISILQHMGSSWQVTQSGEFEQASELTGGAQLIGKTIDGWFDRVSQEQRERAINQIYDIFAAAGYGNIADLVAHWTDSLPKIVAAARGTDVQTRELIKDVFKAIPASAAKVAVGELRNDKEGDA; this is translated from the coding sequence ATGGGCAATGTTGTGGATTATGTGCGCCGCGAGTTCCGCGGGTTTGGCGAATTGGCGTTCAGCAATGTCGATTCCTTGGTGCTTTCCGAGCTTTCCTACATGCGATTGCCGGGCTTGGTTCCAGCATTCGGCGAGGCCAAGTCGGTGGCGACCGTGCCGATCCGTGACTTGCTGCGCGCCGAAAGCTACGATGAGATGTTTGTTTCGAATTCCTCTGAAATGAATGATTATCGGCTTTCGTTGCTGCGCGCGGTTTGCGAATCGCCGCGATTCCGCGGGTTGCGGGTGGGGGAGTATGACGAACGTTTGGATGAGGGCGAGCAGCAGCAATTCGCTGCGATGACCTTCGATTTGGGTGCCGATTTCGGCTTATATGTTGCGTTCCGTGGCACTGACGGCACGCTCGTCGGTTGGAAAGAGGATTTTAATATGGCGGTGCGCTGCCCAGTGCCGTCGCAAGAATCGGCATATCGATATGCGGACTCGATTCTGGACAGGACGGAACGTTTCCTCTCGGCGAAAAAATCACCCGACATTATGATCGGCGGGCATTCCAAAGGCGGCAATATGGCGGTATATGCGGCCATGCAAATCACGCAAAGCGATATTGAAGCGACCGACGAACGCGCGCAACGGCTCGGACTGCTGCCGGCGCTCGGAGGAAGCGTGCCGGGACGCAACTGCAGAATCTCCCGCATCTTCTCGCATGACGGTCCTGGAATGTCTCAAGTCATGGTGCATAGCCGCGCATATCAGGCAATCGCGGCACGAATCGACAAAACCGTGCCGGAATCCTCCATTATCGGCATGCTGTTGCAATCGCAAATCAAACCAACCTTCGTCAAAGCCGACGCCATAAGCATTCTGCAGCATATGGGATCAAGCTGGCAAGTGACGCAATCCGGCGAATTCGAGCAGGCAAGCGAGCTGACAGGCGGTGCGCAACTCATCGGCAAAACCATTGACGGATGGTTCGACCGCGTAAGCCAGGAACAACGGGAACGGGCCATCAACCAGATATACGACATCTTCGCAGCCGCGGGGTACGGTAATATCGCTGATCTGGTGGCGCATTGGACGGATTCGCTGCCGAAAATCGTGGCAGCCGCCAGAGGTACCGACGTGCAAACGCGCGAACTCATCAAAGACGTGTTCAAGGCGATTCCAGCCAGTGCGGCGAAAGTCGCTGTCGGGGAACTGCGCAACGACAAGGAGGGGGATGCGTGA